The genomic DNA tggagcaatatcctggaagtcaagcagacagactatagttactcggtctacttttgaggctgagttgtgtgcacttgatgccacagggacggaggctgaatggttacacggacttatgtctgcaatacctgtagtaagcagaccgcttcctgctattgctatttactgtgatagtcgaacaactatcgacaagattagcagtaaaaagaataatgctaaaactaagagacacatccaagttagactcaagtctataaggagtttagtgactgataggatcatagctatagagttcataggaactcagaataatatagctgatcctcttactaaaggactggaacctgcagtggtccttaagtcaaggttggggatgggactgtcaacccatcataattcatcaacagtgggaacccaatacacatgagaggagatccctcgaagtgtattcaatgggtaataacaagctgtaaggatgagttggtagtacctttgctacatagatgatactatagtatttgagtctatcccctgtaaacctagaaggtactgacactgccagaaaagcaagagtgttaaaactctgaatgggatcaagtcatttgacgagatagaggcagtatatctctggagatgcccagctaagcgaatgtaattgtgtggtcgcaattagaggatagggttaatccttgaagcattcgacgaacaggatcgagacatgaccattaatgtctcaaagccgtagattggcaccataacctttgacttgtcgtcgtctatggaatatggttatactaaacggattaagattcaaggtgaaatattccatctgagtccgatagccattgaagtagaggaattaggagggttcaaacccggaagggtaccgactctgaaaaacaagtcatgatgggaaattgatcacatttctgtatggatttgtgggggattgttagaaaattaggattttagagcttaatttaattatgttcttgatgttaatcctaaaatctaatgattggaaattgttcaatgatatttgaacttaaattttcatgtatggttttaagaattttcttaatgaaatccatatgaaatgagagttgaaagtagcttggaaaagcttggaaaaatttgagaatgtttgtcccacattgaaataaataaaggagggtgtgtgctttatatggtattacccacatgagtagtttacaactactaaggtgtgtgatggtccattgtgttgttgtgtgcttcacacacacacgcgcgccccgccccgccacgcaccggaccgggtcgggtcgaagggcgatttgggcgaatgtctcggcgtctcgcgtacgcgaggcgacctgggcgaggattttatttatttgagaattattttaattcgaatttatttatcggtgactggattattggGCAGGGTACTGATtaggctaagtcactttgttagtgggcttagtctaagtatattgaacctgcaaataatctgatctgtaacaaattctgatatcagaatcagaacttaagaactgatgaataaaatcagaacttaagtactgatgaatcaaatcagaacttaacttaagttctgataataatgtgggtgttaatgtgaaaagctgctacaaataatttaaattcaaaagctgatcagttttgattttttttttctcattaatgaattcaaaatctgatcagttttgattttttcattaatgaagcagtttaattcagacattaagtgtgtggacagtttcatttttcctctcctataaatagaggctaaactgaatgaataaaaatagaacacactacattctcttctcttctcttcaacctctctgcatttctctcccacaagtcctgaagtgctgatattttccggcaactgaggtgctggtcgaagtggagcttttgttgctgctgttaacataaactccgagctgttttatcctggtggagatattgtgcgcatcccaaacgcagcaggtaggggcaatattctcttcaagagcagccaggacttcgagcaaggcctggtgactcagctgtgatcatttttcttggcattttgtatctgtgaacctgTATTTCattcactgttaaaagctatggtttcgggtacatctttctttctctctacgttatttcagttactgattttgtttacctgcatgttttgttttgttaactgtggtcttggcctaaacttgttaaattatttatacacttgcttctatgttgctatatttgttagtgagatttacaacatAAAGTGGTTATAGTGGAGGAAAAtagtggatgtagttaatttaaaaattataaaaactttactatttttggaaagttttgaaatgtaaacaattgtaTGAGACATctcaaaaaggaaagtgtaaacaaatgggagggacagagggagtaagAATCTATATATTCAGGGATTCTAGCTGGAGATGTTGAGATGCACATGAATGGTCTTTCGATAGAAAAGGCTAAAGTAAATTTATTTTAAACAGAAAGGTTGCATTAATGCAATTTTTTCAGACATTTGATAAAATTACTCAGATTCTTGTTAGAACTGCCATCTTCTGAAACACTATTCACAACCTTTTCTTTGAGATTCATGGCCCTTGCTTTGAAGTTGCTGTCGCCAAGTAGTTGATCTATCTTGTTCTTGATTTCACCTTTGTTAACAACGCCAGTATCATCTTTGTCACATCTCAACCCAACCTTCCAAACATCGCAAATATAGGTCTGATTAAAGAGCTGATCTGCAAAGTAAGGCCAGCACAAGAAAGGGACTCCATTGCTTACACCTTCAGAGGTAGAATTCCATCCACAATGACTTAAGAAGCACGCAATTGCAGGATGACGAAGAACTTTCACTTGAGATGTCCAGCTCACCATTTTCCCACGACTGCCTATTCGCTCTTTAAATCCTTCCGGGTAAACGTCATTTGTGTTATCAGTCATATCTGGACGCACAACCCACAAGAATGGCCTGTTGGTCAGTTCAAGGCCTAGAGCCAGTTCTTGGAATTGTGTTTGATCAAAAACTGTAAAGCTCCCATACGCAACGTAGATGACCGAGCAATCAGGCTGCTGATCAAGCCATGACAAGCAAGCTAAGTCTTCTGGCCAAAAGCTGCCTGGTTTATCACCAAGCTTGTTGCTTGCTGAAAGTGGACCTATTGGCAACATTTCTGGAAGTGATGTAAATACTGCTGGCTCGAGCTCATAAGAAGAATTGCACAATATCCATTTTGCCAGTTTCGCAGATGTGTTGCAATTCATACAAATTTCAAACATAATCTTATTTGTGGCTGAGTCACCAAAACAGGCCCATACAAATGTTTTAGTGTCCATGGCAGGCATCGCGGGTGACAGTTGGATGATCTGGTTCTTCGTGATGGTTCCTGAAATTTCAAACGATCAATTCTGAGGATTTGAACATAGCTAGCCAGATCTATAAGTTAATCGTGATTAATAACTGATAAATTTGCAAAATATATAAAAGAAGGCACATAACAAAATAAGATCCGTATTCACTAAACAAATAGCAGGAACGAGGCCTAACCATCACTTTCTATGATTCCATTTTCAAGCATCTTCGGAATACTTAAATTTATGGCCAAAATTGCAGCTGCTGCAGGGAAGAAAATTACTGGCGTTAGGCTGAACTTTACTGCAATTTCTAGCGCCCATCCGACACCTGAATCAGCAATAATACATGTTATGTTGTCATCATCCACATCATTTTTAACATTTTGAATGATCTCCTCTAGCTTTCCTGGAATGACTCGGAGCATAGATTCCGATAACTTTCCCAGGTCGGTCCTGTCCTCCCATGGTTCCAAACCATCAGGGACAGAAACTAGGCGTAtcccatctccaaaatcatcaTTCTTTGATAACGCATTCACAACGCGGCTGTGATTGAACTCGGTGTTAACAAACGTGACTTTGAAGCCATGTTTTGCAATTTTTTGTGCAAGCTCCATCAAAGGCATTACATGACCTTGTGCTGGAAAAGGTATAGCTAAGATGTGTGGTGCGACGTTCATCTCCTTGCCGTTATATTAATGAACTATAGTTCAATGATTCTCTTGCAGTACTTCTAATGTTGAAGCTGATTATAAGAAGAGAGGGACTAGGGACCATCTATAGCAGACTAGCAGTGAAACTAGAGCTGTCAATTAGTTctcgtgtactttcgtgtttcgtgtcaTGAATGCCTAACCGAAACCCGAACTGTTAAGAATTTGTTTCGTTTCATTTCGTGTACCTTCATTTCGTGTCGTGTTTcgtgtaatttaaaattaataataaaaaaagataaattaaatatatatttaaatattaaatttttactaGTTTAGTTTTAAGTATATAAGTCATAAATGCTTAAATCttatgaaatttaaatttgaatatattttatatatattttatgtaaatattatatgtaaaatattattgt from Apium graveolens cultivar Ventura chromosome 5, ASM990537v1, whole genome shotgun sequence includes the following:
- the LOC141661852 gene encoding UDP-glycosyltransferase 83A1-like, with product MNVAPHILAIPFPAQGHVMPLMELAQKIAKHGFKVTFVNTEFNHSRVVNALSKNDDFGDGIRLVSVPDGLEPWEDRTDLGKLSESMLRVIPGKLEEIIQNVKNDVDDDNITCIIADSGVGWALEIAVKFSLTPVIFFPAAAAILAINLSIPKMLENGIIESDGTITKNQIIQLSPAMPAMDTKTFVWACFGDSATNKIMFEICMNCNTSAKLAKWILCNSSYELEPAVFTSLPEMLPIGPLSASNKLGDKPGSFWPEDLACLSWLDQQPDCSVIYVAYGSFTVFDQTQFQELALGLELTNRPFLWVVRPDMTDNTNDVYPEGFKERIGSRGKMVSWTSQVKVLRHPAIACFLSHCGWNSTSEGVSNGVPFLCWPYFADQLFNQTYICDVWKVGLRCDKDDTGVVNKGEIKNKIDQLLGDSNFKARAMNLKEKVVNSVSEDGSSNKNLSNFIKCLKKLH